The genomic interval CACAAATCGTTCCCTGCTCCAAATATTCGCATCCTTCCGGAATCGAGACGATCGCCGTCGCAAATGCCATCATTTGAAGCCTGCTCTTCAGGTCAACCTTTTCGAATTCGAGCATTCCTTCGCTGCGTCTGAGCGTGCCGTAGACGAACTGCGTCCAATCGATCTGTCCACGGAGCTCATGCCCCAAACGGACCGGAATGGTCGGCAGGGACGGCTGCGCATGCCCACCCATCTTCAACAATCCGGGAAGAGCAAGCTGCAGAAAAGCCATCTGGTTGGAAGGCGGGCCGCCGGGCAAGCAGAAAACGGGCTTCCCATCCAGAACTCCAAATCCTACGGCCTTTCCCGGACCGATTCGCACGCGGTGGTAAACCTTTCGCCAACCCATGCGTACAAGCACTTTGACGATCAGATCGCGATCGCCCTTCCACGCACCGCCGCTGGTCAGGATTGCGTCATGCTCTGTGAACAGCGATTCCAGCGCTAAATGCAGCTGGTTCTCGTCGTCCCGTGAGACTGCCGTAGAGACCTGCATACCGTATTGGCTGCACCAGGCGGCCAACGCTACCAGATTACTGGCATAGAGTTGAGCTGCACCGAGAGACTTGCCCGGCGCGACGACTTCATCCCCCGTGGCCAGAATACCCACACGAGCGCGCGTTACAACAGGTACGCGCTGGCAACCCGCAGCAGCCAACAGCCCGATGGTCTCCGGCGCCAGGACCTCTCCGGCCTCGACCAACACCTGGCCCACATATACATCTGCTCCGCGCGGCATGATATTGCGGCCGGGTTCGGCGTCGGCCAGCGCCAGGATCTCACCCTCTTCAAGGCGAGCAAATTCCTCCGCCAGCACGGCCGTTGCACAATCCGGGATGGGAGCTCCTGTTAGAACGCGGACCGCATGCCCCGTTGTAAGCTGGCCTGCCCATGCTTCGCCAGCAGCAGCCCTGCCCAGCAGGCGCAGACGGACCGGGTTCTGCTCGGTGGCCAAATGGATATCTTCGGACCGGATAGCGAATCCATCCTTGAGAGAGACATCGATGGCGGGCGATTCGATGTCGGCACGAACAGCCTCGGCCGCAATTCTTCCAACCAGTTCAGCCAGATCGACCTCGACGGCCGGCAGTGGGCCGATGGCCGCCAGCGTCTTTCCCAATGCTTCAGAATACGAGATCAAATCGCATCCTCTCCAACCGGATCCCTGCCCATTAAAAATGTATTTACGATCCAGTCAACAAATTCGTCCATTTGCTCGAAGTCGAAAACAGGTATGGGGATATCCAGCGCAATATCGCTCACGACAGCGGACAGCTCATCCGGATCGCAGCGCAATTTCTTGCTGTGGGCGGATCGCAGCACTTCCACCTTCGGCCATATTTCCCAATGATAGCCTTCGGCAAGAATCACGTTCATCTCGGGCATTCGCCGGACCAGCTCGATCAGCGGCGGATCTCCCCTGACTCTTTTCACTGAACCGATCTTTCCCGGGGAAGCAATAATGACATGCTCACTTCCCGCTTGGGCATAACGCCAGGAATCTTTCCCAGGGATATCAAACTCGAAGTCGGAGTGAGCGTGATGCTTGATCGTTCCGACACGATATCCGCGTCCCTGCAGCCGTGGAATCGTCTCTTCAATCAACGTCGTCTTGCCAGATCGTGAACTACCCACAA from Anaerolineales bacterium carries:
- the mobB gene encoding molybdopterin-guanine dinucleotide biosynthesis protein B translates to MKTDLKDNPEWPQVICFVGSSRSGKTTLIEETIPRLQGRGYRVGTIKHHAHSDFEFDIPGKDSWRYAQAGSEHVIIASPGKIGSVKRVRGDPPLIELVRRMPEMNVILAEGYHWEIWPKVEVLRSAHSKKLRCDPDELSAVVSDIALDIPIPVFDFEQMDEFVDWIVNTFLMGRDPVGEDAI
- a CDS encoding molybdopterin molybdotransferase MoeA, coding for MISYSEALGKTLAAIGPLPAVEVDLAELVGRIAAEAVRADIESPAIDVSLKDGFAIRSEDIHLATEQNPVRLRLLGRAAAGEAWAGQLTTGHAVRVLTGAPIPDCATAVLAEEFARLEEGEILALADAEPGRNIMPRGADVYVGQVLVEAGEVLAPETIGLLAAAGCQRVPVVTRARVGILATGDEVVAPGKSLGAAQLYASNLVALAAWCSQYGMQVSTAVSRDDENQLHLALESLFTEHDAILTSGGAWKGDRDLIVKVLVRMGWRKVYHRVRIGPGKAVGFGVLDGKPVFCLPGGPPSNQMAFLQLALPGLLKMGGHAQPSLPTIPVRLGHELRGQIDWTQFVYGTLRRSEGMLEFEKVDLKSRLQMMAFATAIVSIPEGCEYLEQGTICEAQLLSNPLSAA